Proteins encoded in a region of the Nitrospira sp. genome:
- a CDS encoding ABC transporter substrate-binding protein, whose product MWLKTPASAGFSLLVFCTVMVLPVHIRGETPGPAPVIARFNEALIEAMRGGKELGFSGRYRLLEPVVTETFLPPYMASVSVGRHWKTLTEEQQRQFEAIYAEWLIANYAKNFHAYAGERFEITKQSQTASGAAVLSKLLNAQGKATEFDYRLRLTEDAWHIVDIRISGVSQLANTRAQFVSVLDKNGFDELVASLKRKIREFSRSDGQ is encoded by the coding sequence ATGTGGCTCAAGACGCCTGCCAGCGCCGGCTTCTCTCTTCTGGTGTTCTGCACGGTGATGGTTCTGCCTGTGCACATCAGGGGTGAGACGCCAGGGCCCGCCCCAGTCATAGCACGCTTCAACGAGGCACTGATCGAAGCCATGAGGGGTGGGAAGGAATTGGGGTTCAGCGGACGCTATCGCCTGCTTGAGCCGGTCGTGACCGAGACCTTCTTGCCTCCGTACATGGCGAGCGTCTCTGTCGGCAGACACTGGAAGACGCTCACGGAGGAGCAGCAGCGGCAGTTTGAAGCAATCTATGCCGAATGGTTGATTGCGAACTATGCGAAGAATTTTCACGCCTACGCAGGAGAGCGCTTCGAGATCACGAAACAGTCCCAGACGGCAAGCGGCGCTGCAGTCCTGAGCAAACTTCTGAACGCGCAAGGCAAAGCAACCGAGTTCGACTACCGTCTGCGACTGACGGAGGATGCCTGGCACATTGTGGACATACGCATTTCGGGCGTGAGTCAGCTTGCCAATACGCGCGCTCAATTTGTGAGCGTCCTTGATAAAAATGGCTTCGACGAGCTCGTGGCGTCGCTCAAGCGAAAGATTCGGGAGTTCTCCCGGAGCGATGGCCAATGA
- a CDS encoding YciI family protein has translation MKYLLLVHHNEDAFNKIPEAERKDMLAESIRLCHQLDGKGQYVHASPLQPEATGIVVRVRKGKATVTDGPFAETKEQLAGYFLIEAQDRDDAVRIARLVPGARIGTVEVRPLREVTGLPGEEKRP, from the coding sequence ATGAAATATCTGTTGCTGGTTCACCACAACGAGGACGCCTTTAACAAGATCCCGGAAGCCGAGCGGAAGGACATGCTCGCCGAATCCATCCGGCTCTGTCACCAGCTCGACGGGAAAGGGCAATACGTCCATGCCTCGCCTCTGCAACCTGAGGCGACAGGAATCGTCGTTCGGGTACGCAAGGGAAAGGCAACGGTAACCGATGGACCGTTCGCTGAGACAAAAGAGCAGCTCGCCGGCTACTTTCTCATCGAAGCTCAGGATCGTGATGATGCCGTTCGTATCGCCAGGCTGGTACCAGGTGCTCGCATTGGGACAGTGGAGGTTAGGCCGTTAAGGGAAGTCACCGGCTTGCCGGGAGAAGAGAAACGACCATGA
- a CDS encoding SCO family protein — protein MSFEQYGEYAVSPTGTSPVRELLATLVWLGPHARSVLPEVEALRTPQGGLPSKLWSEVGQAVGAIRGEGHVEQLGPKTCCTRQGDFGNAVSWALDSRRGCEPVESIVFEDHAGVSLTFKDFFRGHPSIVVFFYTRCDNPLKCSLTVTKLARVQKLLEERGLVDHIHTAAITYDPAFDLPHRLRGYGQNRGVRLDARHRMLRTPDGLDALRAHFQLGVNFVESLVNRHRVEAYILDAEGRIAASFERTCWDERLVVDRTLQVLKEK, from the coding sequence GTGTCATTCGAACAGTACGGTGAGTACGCGGTCTCCCCCACGGGCACGAGTCCGGTTCGTGAATTGCTCGCGACGTTGGTGTGGCTCGGCCCGCACGCGCGCAGCGTTCTGCCTGAAGTGGAGGCGCTGCGCACGCCACAGGGCGGGCTCCCCAGCAAATTGTGGAGCGAGGTGGGCCAAGCCGTGGGGGCGATCCGCGGCGAGGGACACGTCGAGCAGCTCGGCCCCAAGACCTGTTGCACGCGACAGGGCGACTTCGGTAACGCGGTGTCGTGGGCGCTCGATTCCCGGCGAGGCTGCGAGCCGGTTGAGTCCATCGTCTTTGAGGATCATGCGGGCGTTTCGCTCACGTTCAAGGACTTCTTCCGGGGGCACCCCTCCATCGTCGTCTTTTTCTACACGCGCTGCGACAACCCGCTGAAGTGCTCGCTCACGGTCACGAAACTCGCGCGGGTCCAGAAATTGTTGGAGGAGCGGGGGCTCGTCGATCACATCCATACGGCGGCGATTACCTACGATCCCGCGTTTGATCTCCCCCACCGGCTGCGTGGCTACGGGCAGAACCGTGGGGTGCGCCTGGATGCCCGCCATCGCATGTTGCGGACGCCCGACGGGCTCGACGCCCTCCGCGCCCACTTCCAGCTCGGGGTCAACTTCGTGGAGTCGCTGGTGAACCGGCACCGCGTCGAAGCGTACATCCTTGATGCCGAAGGCCGGATCGCTGCTTCCTTCGAACGCACCTGCTGGGATGAGCGGCTAGTGGTGGATCGCACACTCCAGGTGCTGAAGGAGAAGTGA
- a CDS encoding carbonic anhydrase translates to MQIPKSVSRREFIRLSGLAAGAAGLAISTMGRAADPPRGGRDADMVLTQLLEGNKRFMKGDLAHPRRKPEDFVPLAEGQAPLTVIVCCADSRVAPELIFDQGVGDLFVVRVAGNVISGAGASVKGSIEYAVAELSVRLIIVLGHSQCGAVKAAIKHIDDKDALPGSIGNLVDLIRPAVAMVKDKQGDILENAIKANVEQGVQRLKHLEPILADSVKKERLKVVGAVYDLHSGKVTAFG, encoded by the coding sequence ATGCAAATTCCGAAATCGGTGTCCCGCCGTGAGTTCATACGGCTTTCCGGACTAGCAGCTGGCGCAGCCGGCCTCGCCATTTCGACGATGGGGCGGGCGGCCGACCCACCGAGGGGCGGGCGGGACGCGGATATGGTGCTGACTCAATTGCTTGAGGGCAACAAGCGGTTTATGAAGGGAGATCTTGCTCATCCGCGCCGGAAGCCAGAGGACTTCGTGCCGCTTGCAGAGGGCCAGGCTCCACTTACCGTTATTGTATGCTGTGCGGACTCACGGGTTGCACCTGAGTTGATCTTCGATCAGGGTGTAGGAGATCTATTCGTGGTCCGTGTAGCCGGGAACGTGATCTCCGGTGCGGGCGCTTCTGTGAAGGGAAGCATAGAATATGCCGTTGCGGAACTCAGCGTACGGTTGATCATCGTGCTGGGTCATAGCCAGTGCGGTGCCGTCAAGGCTGCCATCAAGCACATTGATGATAAGGATGCCCTGCCAGGTTCCATCGGCAATCTTGTAGATCTGATCAGACCGGCAGTCGCGATGGTGAAGGATAAACAGGGTGACATACTCGAGAACGCCATTAAGGCCAACGTTGAGCAGGGTGTTCAGCGGCTCAAGCATCTGGAGCCGATCCTGGCCGATTCGGTAAAGAAGGAAAGACTGAAGGTCGTCGGCGCCGTCTACGACTTACACAGCGGTAAGGTCACAGCGTTCGGATGA
- a CDS encoding nuclear transport factor 2 family protein, which yields MAYLTQERADQLAREWLESWNSHNLGRIMGHYNEQIEFVSPFVVKLLNDRTGTVRGKEALIDYFSKGLAKYPNLTFHLHKVFLGVRSLTVYYESVNNLMAAETMELDDRGLITRVLAHYAPK from the coding sequence GTGGCGTACCTCACACAAGAACGAGCTGATCAACTTGCTCGCGAGTGGTTGGAGTCATGGAATTCCCATAACCTGGGTCGCATTATGGGGCACTACAATGAGCAGATCGAGTTTGTCAGCCCTTTCGTCGTGAAACTTCTCAATGATCGGACCGGAACTGTCAGGGGCAAAGAGGCCTTAATAGATTACTTCTCAAAGGGCTTGGCAAAATATCCAAACCTCACATTCCATCTTCACAAAGTCTTTCTCGGCGTACGAAGCCTTACGGTCTATTATGAGAGCGTGAACAACCTCATGGCTGCCGAGACGATGGAGCTCGATGATCGAGGACTCATTACTCGTGTGCTGGCCCATT